Proteins from a genomic interval of Ptychodera flava strain L36383 chromosome 7, AS_Pfla_20210202, whole genome shotgun sequence:
- the LOC139137712 gene encoding uncharacterized protein — protein sequence MATLLGHQNRHPGSAGSQGALGTAGLAPTICRPPVIGQSFLDTRHANLHVRPNQMLRYLHNDTKVDKTCNLPQISTSRQQSASSRDSSASYQGRPGVNLPKFSLTRGPCTSAVRKVDVPVRTSTESTLAKTALLLETVNINDDLAETATEDTVEDESPDHDDVKIPDKTVELDLNTNEDCIDDIEEIKAEDSFEDVLTDPTVQFAPSLDATAKPISRLRPKSSKFRISKRNGRKSRARSARSRRKSAKKKPTIKPTKIVENEEAGTSTDQEGKKFESIVGSVPTLSKPPQLRKPTPPKKNNLFHVQSIRQATLIYGQHLPRVAKTASLHSFTGERHNSAAFVLRSTPSAVSTPWKLNDEKIHVTRVYLSERQSGVIKECGGSYPCAPPATPTLELCAKYEYVPCMNDVRSQREVKARLNDMQLIERKKKEKRKEEARRIEIQRQKDSITEQKQRQRQEIYALNKLMTELENENFRNFCQMQLNHDKSG from the exons ATGGCCACTCTGCTTGGTCACCAAAATAGACACCCGGGGTCAGCTGgtagtcagggtgctcttggtACTGCAGGCCTCGCACCAACGATCTGCAGGCCTCCGGTGATCGGACAGTCGTTTCTGGACACAAGACATGCAAATCTACACGTAAGACCGAATCAGATGCTTCGCTATTTACACAATGATACCAAAGTGGATAAAACTTGTAATTTACCCCAAATAAGCACTTCAAGACAGCAATCGGCCAGCTCAAGAGATTCCAGCGCTTCCTACCAAGGACGCCCAGGTGTTAATCTACCGAAATTTTCACTAACGCGGGGGCCTTGTACAAGCGCTGTACGAAAAGTGGACGTGCCCGTCAGAACAAGCACTGAGAGTACATTAGCCAAAACAGCGCTGCTTCTAGAAACTGTGAATATAAACGATGACCTAGCTGAAACAGCAACTGAAGACACCGTTGAAGACGAGAGCCCAGACCATGACGATGTAAAAATTCCCGACAAAACAGTCGAGTTGGATTTGAATACAAATGAAGACTGTATCGACGACATCGAAG AAATAAAGGCGGAAGACAGCTTTGAAGACGTATTAACAGATCCCACAGTGCAATTCGCACCATCGCTGGACGCAACAGCGAAACCCATATCGAGGCTACGACCAAAGAGTTCAAAATTTAGGATTTCGAAGCGAAACGGGAGAAAATCGAGAGCTAGGTCGGCAAGGAGCAGACGAAAATCTGCGAAAAAGAAACCGACAATAAAACCtacaaaaattgttgaaaacgaAGAAGCAGGGACGAGCACAGACCAAGAAGGAAAAAAGTTTGAATCAATAGTTGGATCTGTTCCAACTTTAAGTAAACCGCCTCAACTACGAAAGCCAACGCCTCCAAAGAAAAATAATCTATTTCATGTACAAAGTATAAGACAGGCTACTCTTATTTATGGCCAGCACTTGCCACGCGTGGCAAAAACTGCTAGCTTACATTCATTTACAGGGGAACGCCATAACTCGGCAGCCTTTGTGCTGAGATCGACACCCAGTGCAGTTTCAACGCCTTGGAAACTCAACGATGAAAAAATTCATGTGACTAGAGTGTACTTGTCAGAGAGACAGTCAGGTGTCATCAAGGAATGTGGTGGAAGTTATCCGTGTGCGCCTCCTGCGACGCCGACTTTGGAACTTTGCGCCAAGTATGAATATGTACCGTGTATGAACGATGTCAGG AGTCAACGGGAAGTGAAGGCAAGACTCAATGATATGCAACTtatagaaagaaagaagaaagaaaaacgaaaGGAAGAGGCTAGGCGAATCGAAATtcagagacagaaagacagtaTTACGGAACaaaaacagagacagagacaagaAATTTATGCACTGAATAAACTTATGACAGagttagaaaatgaaaatttcagaaacttCTGTCAGATGCAATTAAACCATGACAAATCAGgttaa